DNA from Xanthomonas hyacinthi:
TACCGGATCTGCGTCGCTGTATCGACGCCAATGTCAACGCCGCGCGCCTGACCAATCCCGACGCGCGTGCGGTCGGCATCAGCGTCAACACCTCGCGCATGGACCCGGCCTCGGTCGAGGCCGCCGTTCGCCAGATCGAAAGCCAGACCGGCCTGCCGTGCTGCGATCCGATCCGGCATGGCGTGGACCGCATCCTCGATGTCCTGCTGAACTGAGCGGTGCCGCCGGGACGCCGGGCGCGGCGTGCGCGCGCCATCGGTAACGCCTGTTCCCGCGCCCGCGCCGCGCATTCGCACGCATGCACGCACGGCGCGCGCGGTCATCGCCGGGATGGCCGTTCAAGCCGATCCGTCGCGACGCTTTGTCGGGGCGCGGGGATGCAGCGCCAGGATGCGCAGCCGACCGTTGTCGCGGCCGCAGCCTGGCAAGGGCCGCCGCCGCGGTGGCACATCCGCGGCGGGCCGCAAGAGCCGGCCGCAGCGATGCGCGGAGAATCCGGAAGAACCTGCCCCTGTCCCCGCCGCGGTTGCCGCTGCGGCGCGAACAGGGACTGGCTGGCGTGGCGCGCTGAAGCCGCGTTTTCCGCGCCGTCGCCACGCCCCGGTATCGCTGGCTGGATCCGCCTGCCGTCGGCGCCTGGGGCCGACGCGATGCCGCTGCGCGGCAGTGCGTCGGCGGCACGCGCGCGCTGCATGGATGCTGCCGCCGCTGGCCTATGGCTGCCGCGTCGCCACGTCCGGCGGCGGCGTCTGTCGCCGCAGCGCCAACCACAGGCCGCGCGTCAGCAGCGGCAACAGGAACACCAGCAGAAAGTAGGCAGAGCTGTAGCGGTAACCGTGTGCGATCAGGTCGACCAGGCCGATCCGCGCGGCGACGCCGACCGACAGCGCCATCGCGACGAACGCCACCGCCGGGCGCAACCCGTCGGGCATGGCCGATCCGCGGTCCCGATAGCCGCGCGCGATGCGCTCGTTCAGGCCGTGCAGCAGGCCGGCGCCGGTCTTGATCATCGCGCCCAGGATCACCAGCTTGACGAACGCACCCAGCAACGGCGTATGCAGCTGGTGCAGCACCACCGTCACCGGCAAGGGCGCGTCCAGCACCTGAGCGCGGAACGCGGCCAGCACCAGCAGGAAGGCGAATCCCGGCAGCAGGATCAGCGGTCCGGCCAGGGCACCGGACCACAACGCTTCGCGACGGCTGCGGAAGTTGCGCGCGACGAAGATCAGCACCGGCAGCACCGCGATGTTGTAGCCGGTATAGCTGGTACCCTCGCGCAGCGCGACGCCCAGGTCGGCCGGCGATGCCGCCAGCTCGGCCGACAACGCAGCGCTGTGGTGCATGATCACGGTGACGAACAGCGCGCCGTAGGTGGCATAGAACAGCAACGACCACCACGAGATCACCCGCTCCACGATCCGATTGCCGAAGAACACCAGCATGGCGACGACGGCCATGAACGCCACCGCGTTGGGCAGTTCGGGCGTTCCCAGGACTTCGGCGACCAGCTTGGCCGCCGCCGCCGAGACGATCGACAGCACCAGCACCAGCGAGGCGACGTAACCGAGCTCGAACAGCACGGCAAACCGTCCCATGTAGGCCTGGCAAAAGCTGCGGTAGTCGAAGGCCTGATACCGCCGCGCCACTTCGAAAGCGGTCGCGGTGCCGATGCTGAACAGCAGTGCCGTCCAGGCCAGGCCCAGCAGACCGGTGGCGGCGCCGTGCGCCAGAAAGAACTCCACCAACTCGCGGCCGGAGGCATACCCGCCGCCGACGATCACCGCCTGTACCACCAGACCCGGGACGAGATAGCGTTCCAGCCACTGCTTCATCTGCATCACTCCTGCGCATGTTTCGACGGCCGTACAGGCACCAGGATCGGTGAGCGAACACTGATGCGCACGGTGGATGGGCGCGGCCTGGCCGAAGCGCCATGTTCGCATCCGGGGCTTCGGGCGTAACGCCGCACGGGGCGTGCGCCCGAGGCGGCGCGCTTGGATGGCCTGCATGCCCCGGGCGCCAGGAACGAGATCGCGGGATGCTGCGAGGGCCCCGGGCTCGCCTGAGGGCATGCGGGGTCGCCTGCCGGAGCGCCCGCGCCACGCCGCGGCGTGGGCGGCAAGGGCCAAGGGCGGCGGCCACTGCCGAAGTCTCGCGCCCGGGGCAGGCGATTGCGCGAACGCGGTTGCGCCGCCATCGCCCGTGCCCCGGCCTCGGTCGGGCGGCGGTGGCGGCGTCCTTCGCCGCCGGCGCAGCGGAGGCGCGGTCCGCTGCGCCGGTCGCCGATCCGGCGCATCGTCAGCGCTCGAACTGATAGCTGAAGCGCATGCCGTAGGTGCGAGGAGTCGTATAGACCATGCGACCGCGGTAGCCGACGCTGACCCAGCCGATGGAGGTGTAGTACGCCTCGTCGAGCAGGTTCTCCGCATATAGCTGCAGCGACCAGCGGCGATCGCTCGGACCGAACGTGGCGCTCGCATCGACGGTCTTGAAGGATGGCAAGTAGTACGCCGGGTCCTTCAGTACGCCCTGCCAGTACATGTCGTCCTGCCACGTGTAGTCCAGGCGCAGGCGCGCCTCGTGCCCGCCGCGTAGCGGATGGCTGTACTCGAGCGAGGCATTGGCGGTCCAAGGCCGCACGTTGGGGATGGGCTTGTCGCGGTACTCCACGCCGTCGAGCACCACCTGCTTGATCTTCGCATCGGTGTAGCCCACGCCCGCGCTGAGTTGCAGGCGGTCTGTCAACAGCGCCTCTCCCTCCAGCTCGAAGCCACGGGTGCGCGCTGAACCGGCGTTAATGTCGTAGCTGATGTCGAACGGGTACGGATTGTTCTCCGGCAGTACCAGGGTCTGCACCTGCAGGTCGGTGTAGACCATGTTGAACGCTGCGGCGCCGAGCGAGATCCGGTTGTCCCAGAAGCGGCCCTTGAAGCCGATCTCGTAGTTCTTCACATACTCCGGATCCACGTGCGAGGGCGCGCCCAGATCCTTGGCCTGGGTGCTGTTGGCATAGCCGGCGCGGTAGCCGGTGGAATACTGCGCATAGACGGTGGCGCGCGCGCCTATGTCGTAGTTGAGCGCGATGCGCGGCGAGAACTCGCGCAGGGTCGCCTCGGGCGACATCTCCGGCGACGACGCCACGGATAGCGCGGTATTGCCGATGTCGTAGACGTAGTCGTCACCGTAGCGGGTCTTTTCCACGCTATAGCGGCCGCCGGCGGAAAGATGCCAGCGCTCGCCGAAGTCCCAGTACAGATTGCCGTACAGACCCATGCTCTTCATGCGGTCCTCGCTGACGCCGAGGTAGGCCGGCACATAGGCGCCGCCCACAGTGGGATTGGTGCCCAGCACCGCCCACTCGCCGATCGAATCGTTCTGGTGCGACTTGCGGCGCTCGTCCATTATGCTCACTCCGCCGACCCAGTTGAGCGGGCCGTCGTAGCGCGAGCTGACGCGCAGGTCCAGCGAGTGGGTGCGCACCTTGCGCGTGCTTTCGCTCATCCACCAGGCGTACTCGGTCTGGTCGTAGTCCTCGCGGTGATGGATCTGGTAGTCGAAGTAGCCATAGATCAGGTCGAAGCGGTGGCTGTTGCCCTCGTATCCGAGTTTGAACGAGCCGATCCAGTCTTCGACGTCGGCGATCTCGTCGACGTCCTTGCTGACTTTGCCGCCGTTGTTGCCGACCTTGGAGAACAGGTCGATCGGGCTGGGATAGCTGCCGCCCCAGGCGGTCAGTTCGCCGAGCATGCTTTCTCGCGTCGCGTCGTCGGTGAAGTCGCCGGTGATCCAGTTCTCCATGCCGTGGTCCTGCTTCTCGTAGCCCAGGCTTGCGTTCACGGTGAAGCGTTCGGTGGGGT
Protein-coding regions in this window:
- a CDS encoding YkvI family membrane protein, translated to MKQWLERYLVPGLVVQAVIVGGGYASGRELVEFFLAHGAATGLLGLAWTALLFSIGTATAFEVARRYQAFDYRSFCQAYMGRFAVLFELGYVASLVLVLSIVSAAAAKLVAEVLGTPELPNAVAFMAVVAMLVFFGNRIVERVISWWSLLFYATYGALFVTVIMHHSAALSAELAASPADLGVALREGTSYTGYNIAVLPVLIFVARNFRSRREALWSGALAGPLILLPGFAFLLVLAAFRAQVLDAPLPVTVVLHQLHTPLLGAFVKLVILGAMIKTGAGLLHGLNERIARGYRDRGSAMPDGLRPAVAFVAMALSVGVAARIGLVDLIAHGYRYSSAYFLLVFLLPLLTRGLWLALRRQTPPPDVATRQP
- a CDS encoding TonB-dependent receptor — protein: MSHASSCCRVFPRCRQGHILPPATLLSLALACAAAQAQQTQATADAATEDRSAEHPSKPTELDSVVVTAQMRTQSIMEVPISITAIGAEELEARRINEVEDYIFSVPNATFVNSGAFYGKTVSFRGISKFSGGKYEVISVSVDDVGYGAINSNAILSSKLIDIERIEVLRGPQGTLSGRNSLGGSINIVSAQPDPDHVLLKGTLDYSRFDTRRAQGVANLPLGPDMALRTVAYAEHSDGAIENVGPSGGGSGYDNTGARAALKWNPTERFTVNASLGYEKQDHGMENWITGDFTDDATRESMLGELTAWGGSYPSPIDLFSKVGNNGGKVSKDVDEIADVEDWIGSFKLGYEGNSHRFDLIYGYFDYQIHHREDYDQTEYAWWMSESTRKVRTHSLDLRVSSRYDGPLNWVGGVSIMDERRKSHQNDSIGEWAVLGTNPTVGGAYVPAYLGVSEDRMKSMGLYGNLYWDFGERWHLSAGGRYSVEKTRYGDDYVYDIGNTALSVASSPEMSPEATLREFSPRIALNYDIGARATVYAQYSTGYRAGYANSTQAKDLGAPSHVDPEYVKNYEIGFKGRFWDNRISLGAAAFNMVYTDLQVQTLVLPENNPYPFDISYDINAGSARTRGFELEGEALLTDRLQLSAGVGYTDAKIKQVVLDGVEYRDKPIPNVRPWTANASLEYSHPLRGGHEARLRLDYTWQDDMYWQGVLKDPAYYLPSFKTVDASATFGPSDRRWSLQLYAENLLDEAYYTSIGWVSVGYRGRMVYTTPRTYGMRFSYQFER